Proteins encoded within one genomic window of Triticum aestivum cultivar Chinese Spring chromosome 2D, IWGSC CS RefSeq v2.1, whole genome shotgun sequence:
- the LOC123048357 gene encoding probable nicotianamine synthase 2, which translates to MAAQNKEVDALVQKITGLHAAIAKLPSLSPSPDVDALFTELVTACVPPSPVDVTKLGPEAQKMREGLIRLCSEAEGKLEAHYSDMLAAFDNPLDHLGMFPYYNNYINLSKLEYELLARYVPGGIAPARVAFIGSGPLPFSSFVLAARHLPDTMFDNYDLCGAANDRASKLFRADKDVGARMSFHTADVADLAGELAKYDVVFLAALVGMAAEDKAKVIAHLGAHMADGAALVVRSAHGARGFLYPIVDPQDIAGGGFEVLAVCHPDDDVVNSVIIAQKSKDVHAIGLRRGHGGQYAYGTVPVVSPPCRFGEMVPDMAQKREEFANAEVVF; encoded by the coding sequence ATGGCTGCCCAGAACAAGGAGGTGGATGCCCTGGTCCAAAAGATCACCGGACTCCACGCCGCCATCGCCAAGCTGCCGTCGCTCAGCCCGTCCCCGGACGTCGACGCGCTCTTCACCGAGCTGGTCACCGCGTGCGTTCCACCAAGCCCCGTGGACGTGACCAAGCTTGGCCCGGAGGCACAGAAAATGCGGGAGGGACTCATCCGCCTCTGCTCCGAGGCCGAGGGGAAGCTGGAGGCGCACTACTCCGACATGCTCGCGGCCTTCGACAACCCGCTCGACCACCTCGGCATGTTCCCCTACTACAACAACTACATCAACCTCAGCAAGCTCGAGTACGAGCTCCTGGCGCGCTACGTGCCCGGCGGCATCGCCCCGGCCCGCGTCGCCTTCATCGGCTCTGGCCCACTGCCGTTCAGCTCTTTCGTCCTTGCCGCACGCCACTTGCCCGACACCATGTTCGACAACTACGACCTCTGTGGCGCGGCCAATGACCGCGCCAGCAAGCTGTTCCGCGCGGACAAGGACGTGGGCGCCCGCATGTCGTTCCACACGGCCGACgtcgcggacctcgccggcgagctCGCTAAGTACGACGTCGTCTTCCTGGCCGCGCTTGTGGGCATGGCCGCCGAGGACAAGGCCAAGGTGATCGCGCACCTCGGTGCACACATGGCAGATGGGGCGGCCCTGGTCGTGCGCAGTGCGCACGGGGCGCGCGGGTTCCTATACCCGATCGTCGACCCCCAAGACATCGCCGGAGGCGGGTTCGAGGTGCTGGCCGTGTGCCACCCGGATGATGACGTGGTGAACTCCGTCATCATTGCACAGAAGTCCAAGGACGTGCATGCCATTGGACTTCGCCGCGGCCATGGTGGACAGTATGCGTACGGCACGGTGCCGGTGGTCAGCCCACCGTGCAGGTTCGGTGAGATGGTGCCAGACATGGCCCAGAAGAGAGAGGAGTTTGCCAACGCTGAAGTGGTCTTTTGA